Proteins found in one Sorghum bicolor cultivar BTx623 chromosome 1, Sorghum_bicolor_NCBIv3, whole genome shotgun sequence genomic segment:
- the LOC8062861 gene encoding calcium-dependent protein kinase 23: MGNQCQNGTYGSNYNNYNHFQKGPLASRYYDGDDSEDCCSGPSRSSVADLMRQGLRRTLTSISVLGRKTPNVTEHYTLGRQLGEGLTGTTYLCTEISTGCQYACKSILKAKFRNMQDIEDVRREIQIMHYLSGQKHTVTIKDVYEDEEAVHIVMELCEGGELYDRIKKENYSEQKAADLIRIIVGIIENFHSLGVMHRDLKPENFLLQDKDNDLSIKVIDFGLSVFFKPGEVFTETVGSPYYIAPEVLQKHYGPEADVWTAGVILYVLLSGVPPFWADTHEGVLDKVWDGHFDFESDQWHRISDSAKDLIRKMLCPCPSERLKAHEVLKHPWICDNGAATHQTLDPTILSHIDKLYAENRSKKLVLQVIAKHLSEEEIARLRGMFKAMDNGNSGAITLAELKEGLRKSGSVFRNIGISDIMEADDYDNNININWEEFIAATVPLSKTEHKEHLMEDFTYFDKDGSGYITVNEPQKASMEQKLEDTFLEDLIYEVDQNNDGRANYGEFVTMMQSDNSGLGWQTIESSMNVPLREAPEVY, from the exons ATGGGAAATCAATGCCAAAATGGAACCTATGGGAGCAATTACAACAACTACAACCACTTTCAGAAGGGGCCTTTGGCTTCTAGGTACTATGATGGGGACGATTCTGAGGATTGCTGCTCAGGGCCATCTAGATCGAGTGTAGCAGATCTTATGCGGCAAGGACTGAGACGAACCTTAACATCCATCTCTGTCCTTGGTCGAAAGACTCCTAATGTAACAGAGCATTATACTCTGGGCCGGCAGCTTGGAGAGGGTCTCACTGGGACAACCTACCTCTGCACTGAGATCAGCACTGGTTGTCAGTATGCATGCAAGTCCATCTTGAAGGCAAAGTTCCGGAACatgcaagatattgaagatgtgcgTCGTGAGATCCAGATAATGCACTACCTTTCAGGCCAAAAGCATACAGTCACCATCAAGGATGTGTATGAGGATGAGGAGGCCGTGCACATTGTCATGGAGCTCTGTGAAGGTGGTGAGCTATATGACCGGATTAAGAAGGAGAATTACAGTGAGCAGAAGGCTGCAGATCTTATCAGAATTATTGTTGGCATCATAGAGAACTTCCATTCACTTGGTGTGATGCACCGGGATCTCAAGCCAGAAAACTTCCTCTTACAGGATAAAGACAATGATTTGTCAATAAAAGTAATTGACTTTGGTCTCTCTGTGTTCTTCAAACCAG gtgAGGTTTTCACTGAAACAGTTGGAAGCCCGTATTATATTGCTCCAGAGGTATTGCAGAAGCATTATGGACCGGAGGCTGATGTATGGACAGCTGGAGTGATACTCTATGTATTGCTAAGTGGCGTGCCACCTTTTTGGGCAG ATACACATGAAGGAGTACTTGACAAAGTGTGGGATGGGCATTTTGATTTTGAATCAGACCAGTGGCACAGGATTTCGGACAGTGCAAAGGATCTTATAAGAAAAATGCTCTGCCCTTGTCCATCggagagattgaaagcccatgAAGTTCTAA AGCATCCCTGGATATGTGATAATGGAGCGGCTACTCATCAAACTCTAGATCCAACTATTCTTTCTCACATCGACAAGTTATATGCAGAGAATAGATCAAAGAAATTGGTTCTACAG GTTATTGCTAAGCATCTTTCAGAAGAGGAGATTGCTAGGTTAAGAGGAATGTTCAAGGCAATGGACAATGGAAACAGTGGTGCAATTACTTTGGCTGAGCTTAAAGAAGGGTTGAGGAAATCTGGTTCAGTGTTTAGAAATATTGGGATTAGTGATATCATGGAAGCG GATGATTATGACAACAACATCAATATCAATTGGGAAGAGTTTATTGCTGCAACAGTGCCCCTAAGTAAAACAGAGCACAAAGAACATTTGATGGAAGACTTTACATATTTCGACAAAGATGGAAGTGGTTATATCACTGTTAACGAGCCTCAAAAGGCTTCCATGGAACAAAAGTTGGAAGATACTTTCCTTGAGGACCTCATTTATGAGGTTGATCAAAACAAT GATGGCCGGGCCAACTATGGTGAGTTCGTCACAATGATGCAAAGCGATAACTCTGGACTTGGGTGGCAAACAATAGAAAGCAGCATGAATGTACCCCTGAGGGAGGCACCTGAAGTTTACTGA